The Polynucleobacter necessarius genome has a window encoding:
- the leuC gene encoding 3-isopropylmalate dehydratase large subunit, with protein MSRTLYDKLWDDHVVYSEEDGTATIYIDRQLLHEVTSPQAFEGLNLAGRPVWRISANLAVSDHNVPTTDRSEGITDPISKLQVDTLDQNCDAFGITQYKMNDFRQGIVHVIGPEQGATLPGMTVVCGDSHTSTHGAFGALAFGIGTSEVEHVLATQTLLMKKSKNMLVKVDGRLQPGSTAKDIVLAVIGKIGTAGGTGYTIEFAGEAIRNLSMEGRMTLCNMAIEAGARAGLVAVDETTIEYIQGRPYAPKGEALRHALQYWRTLHSDADAHFDAVVELRAEEIAPQVTWGTSPEMVLAISDRVPDPEKERDPNKRSAMERALEYMDLVPNTPLSNISIDKVFIGSCTNSRIEDIRAAAKVVDRLGKKVAANVKLAMVVPGSGLVKAQAEREGLDRVFKAAGFEWREPGCSMCLAMNADRLEPGERCASTSNRNFEGRQGNGGRTHLVSPAMAAAAAIEGHFVDVRKIS; from the coding sequence ATGTCACGCACGCTTTACGACAAATTGTGGGATGACCATGTCGTCTATTCTGAGGAGGATGGCACGGCCACAATTTATATAGATCGTCAGTTATTGCATGAGGTGACGAGCCCTCAAGCTTTTGAAGGATTAAATCTAGCTGGCCGACCAGTTTGGCGAATCTCTGCCAATCTGGCGGTTTCTGATCACAATGTTCCCACCACTGATCGCTCTGAGGGAATCACGGATCCGATTTCTAAGTTACAAGTAGATACGCTGGATCAAAACTGTGATGCCTTTGGTATTACTCAATACAAGATGAATGATTTCCGCCAAGGAATTGTTCACGTTATTGGACCGGAGCAGGGCGCAACATTGCCAGGCATGACAGTGGTTTGTGGCGATTCGCATACAAGTACACATGGTGCCTTTGGTGCGCTTGCCTTTGGTATTGGTACATCCGAAGTTGAGCATGTATTAGCCACCCAAACCTTGCTCATGAAAAAGAGCAAGAACATGCTGGTCAAGGTAGATGGACGCCTGCAACCAGGATCTACTGCTAAAGACATTGTGCTTGCTGTGATAGGCAAGATTGGCACTGCTGGTGGAACTGGTTACACCATTGAGTTTGCGGGCGAAGCTATCCGCAACTTGTCTATGGAAGGTCGCATGACCCTCTGCAATATGGCAATTGAGGCAGGTGCTCGTGCTGGACTTGTGGCCGTAGACGAAACTACGATCGAATATATTCAAGGTAGACCTTACGCCCCTAAAGGCGAGGCTTTGCGTCATGCCTTACAGTACTGGCGTACTTTGCATTCTGATGCCGATGCACATTTTGATGCTGTGGTTGAGTTGCGAGCTGAAGAGATCGCACCTCAAGTCACTTGGGGTACTTCACCAGAAATGGTTCTCGCAATTAGTGATCGCGTTCCAGATCCAGAAAAAGAGCGTGATCCTAATAAACGTTCTGCGATGGAGCGTGCGCTTGAGTATATGGATCTTGTTCCCAATACTCCATTAAGTAATATTTCGATTGATAAAGTATTTATCGGATCTTGCACTAATAGCCGCATTGAAGATATTCGCGCTGCGGCAAAAGTGGTTGATCGTCTAGGTAAAAAAGTAGCCGCTAATGTGAAGTTGGCCATGGTCGTTCCTGGCTCTGGATTAGTTAAAGCACAGGCTGAACGTGAAGGTTTAGACCGCGTATTTAAGGCTGCAGGCTTTGAGTGGCGCGAGCCAGGTTGCTCTATGTGCTTGGCAATGAACGCCGATCGACTCGAGCCGGGTGAGCGTTGCGCATCTACCTCCAATCGCAATTTTGAAGGTCGCCAGGGCAATGGCGGAAGAACGCATTTGGTTAGTCCTGCAATGGCTGCTGCTGCGGCTATTGAGGGTCACTTTGTTGATGTTCGTAAGATCTCTTAA
- the gltA gene encoding citrate synthase, translating into MIESDIKAKLSFSDGTPDIDLPIYKGTIGPDVIDIRKLYGQTGKFTYDSGFLSTASCNSKITYIDGDKGELLYRGYPIEDLAHNCDFLEVCYLLLNGELPNAKQKKDFEAMVMHHTMVHEQMQFFLRGFRRDAHPMSVLTGLVGAMAAFYHDEIDYSDPHAREVAQIRLIAKMPTLVAMAYKYSVGQPFIYPDNSLSYTANFMRMMFATPCEEYKVNPVLVRALDRIFTLHADHEQNASTSTVRLCGSSGTNPFAAISAGIACLWGPAHGGANEACLQMLNEIQSNGGVDTIGEFIAQVKDKNSSVRLMGFGHRVYKNFDPRAKLMRETCHEVLKEMGLENDPLFKLAMTLEKIALEDEYFVSRKLYPNVDFYSGIVQRALGVSTEMFTCIFALARTVGWIAQWEEMITDPEYKIGRPRQLYVGETSRKVPNITVRK; encoded by the coding sequence ATGATTGAATCGGACATCAAGGCAAAATTATCGTTTTCGGACGGCACACCAGATATCGACTTGCCAATTTATAAAGGCACGATTGGTCCTGATGTAATTGACATTCGCAAGCTTTACGGTCAAACCGGAAAGTTCACCTACGATTCAGGTTTTCTATCTACAGCTTCTTGTAATAGCAAGATCACTTATATCGATGGCGATAAGGGTGAGTTGCTCTATCGTGGCTACCCAATTGAAGACCTCGCACATAACTGCGACTTCTTGGAAGTTTGCTACCTGCTTCTGAATGGTGAGTTACCAAATGCCAAACAGAAAAAAGATTTTGAAGCAATGGTCATGCATCACACGATGGTTCATGAGCAAATGCAATTTTTCTTGCGTGGCTTCCGTCGCGATGCGCACCCAATGTCCGTATTGACTGGCTTGGTTGGCGCCATGGCTGCCTTCTATCATGATGAGATTGATTACAGCGATCCGCATGCTCGTGAAGTTGCACAAATTCGCTTGATTGCAAAAATGCCAACTTTAGTTGCGATGGCCTATAAGTATTCCGTAGGTCAGCCATTCATCTATCCAGATAATTCATTGTCATACACTGCGAACTTCATGCGTATGATGTTTGCTACACCATGTGAAGAATACAAAGTCAATCCAGTTTTGGTTCGCGCCTTGGATCGCATTTTCACATTGCATGCCGACCATGAGCAGAACGCTTCCACATCAACAGTTCGCTTGTGTGGCTCTTCTGGCACCAATCCATTTGCTGCAATCTCTGCTGGTATTGCCTGTCTATGGGGTCCAGCACACGGCGGTGCTAATGAAGCCTGCTTGCAGATGCTCAATGAGATTCAATCCAATGGTGGCGTAGATACGATTGGTGAATTTATTGCTCAAGTTAAGGATAAGAACTCTAGTGTTCGCTTGATGGGCTTTGGTCATCGCGTTTATAAAAATTTTGATCCACGCGCCAAATTGATGCGTGAAACATGCCATGAGGTGTTGAAAGAGATGGGTCTTGAGAATGATCCATTATTCAAGTTGGCTATGACGCTTGAAAAGATTGCCTTGGAAGATGAATACTTCGTAAGCCGCAAGCTTTATCCAAACGTAGACTTCTACTCAGGAATTGTTCAGCGCGCTTTGGGCGTTTCTACAGAAATGTTCACTTGTATTTTTGCTTTGGCAAGAACAGTGGGTTGGATTGCTCAGTGGGAAGAAATGATTACCGATCCTGAGTACAAGATTGGCCGTCCACGTCAGCTATATGTTGGAGAAACTTCACGTAAAGTTCCTAACATTACTGTACGTAAATAA
- a CDS encoding succinate dehydrogenase assembly factor 2 yields MTLSNAELYRLKSDARRGLLENDLILQRFFGRYGDQLSAEDGKVLTQLFSLEDNDLMDLLIGRKDSVEALEKDLQEEAAFKAVLQKLRQK; encoded by the coding sequence ATGACCCTGAGTAATGCAGAGTTATATCGTCTAAAGAGTGATGCCCGCAGGGGTTTGCTTGAAAACGATTTAATTCTGCAGCGTTTCTTTGGTCGCTATGGCGATCAACTTAGCGCAGAAGATGGAAAAGTATTAACCCAGCTATTTTCTTTGGAAGATAACGACCTGATGGATTTGTTAATTGGTCGCAAGGATTCTGTAGAAGCGCTGGAAAAAGATTTGCAAGAAGAAGCTGCCTTTAAGGCGGTTTTACAAAAGCTGAGACAGAAGTAA
- a CDS encoding succinate dehydrogenase iron-sulfur subunit produces the protein MSDIRIFEIYRYDPDVDATPRMERYELELTGERMLLDALISLKKQDETISYRRSCREGVCGSDAMNINGKNGLACLTNMLTLPKVITLRPLPGLPVVRDLIVDMTLFFKQYLSIKPYLVNDNPFPEKERLQSPEEREELNGLYECILCASCSTSCPSFWWNPDKFVGPAGLLQAYRFIADSRDEDTAARLDNLEDPYRLFRCHTIMNCVDVCPKHLNPTKAIGKIKELMVRRAV, from the coding sequence ATGAGTGATATTCGTATATTTGAAATTTACCGCTACGATCCAGATGTCGATGCAACCCCACGCATGGAGCGTTATGAGCTTGAATTGACTGGTGAGCGTATGTTGCTGGACGCTTTGATTTCTCTTAAGAAGCAAGATGAGACAATTTCCTACCGTCGTTCTTGCCGTGAAGGTGTTTGTGGATCTGATGCCATGAACATTAACGGTAAGAATGGTTTGGCTTGTTTAACTAATATGTTGACCTTGCCTAAAGTTATTACATTGCGACCATTACCTGGCTTGCCAGTTGTACGCGATTTGATTGTGGATATGACTTTGTTCTTCAAGCAATATCTATCCATCAAGCCTTACTTAGTTAATGACAATCCATTCCCAGAGAAAGAGCGCCTACAGAGTCCTGAGGAGCGTGAAGAGTTAAATGGTTTGTATGAGTGCATCTTATGTGCATCATGCTCAACCTCATGCCCATCTTTCTGGTGGAATCCAGATAAATTCGTTGGTCCAGCAGGCTTGTTGCAGGCTTATCGCTTTATCGCCGATAGCCGTGATGAGGATACTGCAGCGCGCTTGGATAACCTGGAAGATCCGTATCGTTTATTCCGTTGCCACACTATCATGAACTGCGTGGACGTTTGTCCTAAGCATTTGAATCCGACCAAAGCAATTGGAAAGATCAAGGAATTGATGGTACGCAGGGCAGTATGA
- the sdhA gene encoding succinate dehydrogenase flavoprotein subunit: MTAIKKALPRRRFDAVIIGAGGSGMRASLQLAEAGLNVAVLTKVFPTRSHTVAAQGGIGASLGNMSEDNWHYHFYDTIKGSDWLGDQDVIEFMCREAPKVVYELEHFGMPFDRNPDGTIYQRPFGGHTANYGEKAVQRACAAADRTGHAMLHTLYQRNVRAKTNFFVEWLALDLIRDDAGDVVGVTALEMETGQVYILETKVVMMATGGAGRIWDASTNAFINTGDGMGLAARAGIPLEDMEFWQFHPTGVAGAGVLLTEGCRGEGGILRNKDGERFMERYAPTYKDLAPRDFVSRCMDQEIKEGRGCGPNGDYVVLDLTHIGAETIMKRLPSVYEIGINFANVDVTKEPIPVVPTIHYQMGGIPTNINGQVVVPANGKHNEIVNGLYAIGECSCVSVHGANRLGTNSLLDLLVFGRAAGNHIVAMDLKNREFKPLPANAGEQTMARIAALDNSTSGEYAQDVANDIRKTMQKYAGVFRNQELMDEGVRQIAKLTERAKHLWLKDKSEIFNTARIEALEVANLIEAANATMISAAARTESRGAHSHDDYQERDDANWMKHTLWYSEGNRLDYKPVVLKPLTVESFPPKERTF; the protein is encoded by the coding sequence ATGACCGCGATTAAAAAAGCATTGCCACGCCGCCGTTTCGATGCGGTAATTATTGGTGCAGGTGGTTCAGGTATGCGCGCTTCTTTGCAATTGGCAGAAGCTGGCCTGAACGTTGCGGTATTAACTAAAGTATTCCCAACTCGCTCGCATACTGTTGCCGCACAAGGTGGTATCGGCGCCTCACTTGGCAATATGAGTGAAGATAATTGGCACTATCACTTTTATGACACCATCAAAGGTTCTGACTGGTTGGGTGACCAAGACGTTATCGAGTTTATGTGTCGCGAAGCCCCTAAAGTGGTTTACGAGTTAGAGCATTTTGGTATGCCTTTCGACCGTAATCCAGACGGCACGATTTATCAGCGTCCTTTCGGTGGTCACACAGCCAACTATGGTGAGAAAGCCGTTCAACGTGCTTGCGCAGCAGCTGACCGCACTGGTCACGCTATGTTGCACACTTTATATCAGCGCAATGTCCGCGCAAAGACTAATTTCTTCGTTGAGTGGTTAGCCTTGGATCTGATCCGTGACGACGCAGGTGATGTTGTTGGTGTTACAGCGCTTGAAATGGAAACCGGCCAGGTTTACATCCTCGAAACTAAAGTAGTCATGATGGCTACTGGTGGTGCAGGCCGTATTTGGGACGCATCGACAAACGCATTTATTAATACTGGCGACGGTATGGGTCTGGCAGCACGTGCAGGCATTCCATTGGAAGACATGGAGTTCTGGCAATTCCATCCGACTGGCGTAGCTGGTGCAGGCGTGTTGTTGACAGAGGGTTGCCGTGGTGAAGGCGGTATCTTGCGCAATAAAGATGGCGAGCGCTTTATGGAGCGTTACGCTCCAACTTACAAAGATTTGGCCCCACGCGATTTCGTTTCTCGCTGCATGGACCAGGAGATTAAAGAAGGGCGCGGTTGTGGTCCTAACGGTGATTATGTGGTTCTCGACTTAACGCACATCGGTGCTGAGACCATCATGAAGCGTTTACCTTCTGTATATGAGATTGGTATTAACTTTGCTAACGTTGACGTTACTAAAGAGCCAATCCCAGTTGTGCCGACAATTCACTATCAGATGGGTGGTATTCCTACCAACATCAATGGTCAAGTTGTTGTGCCTGCAAACGGCAAGCATAACGAGATCGTTAATGGTCTCTATGCCATCGGTGAGTGCTCTTGTGTATCCGTTCACGGTGCAAACCGCTTGGGCACAAACTCATTGCTCGACTTACTTGTATTTGGTCGTGCTGCCGGTAACCATATTGTTGCAATGGACCTCAAGAATCGCGAGTTCAAACCATTGCCTGCAAATGCTGGTGAGCAAACCATGGCTCGTATTGCGGCTCTTGATAACTCGACTTCTGGTGAGTATGCACAAGACGTTGCAAATGATATTCGTAAAACTATGCAGAAATATGCTGGCGTATTCCGCAACCAAGAGTTGATGGATGAGGGTGTTCGCCAGATAGCTAAACTCACAGAGCGCGCAAAGCATTTATGGCTCAAAGACAAGTCTGAAATTTTCAACACTGCTCGTATCGAGGCTTTGGAAGTTGCTAACTTGATCGAAGCTGCTAACGCAACCATGATCTCTGCGGCAGCTCGCACTGAAAGTCGCGGTGCACACTCACATGATGATTATCAAGAGCGCGATGATGCTAACTGGATGAAGCACACGCTTTGGTATAGCGAAGGCAATCGCTTGGATTACAAGCCAGTTGTTCTCAAGCCATTGACTGTTGAGTCTTTCCCTCCCAAAGAACGTACTTTCTAA
- the sdhD gene encoding succinate dehydrogenase, hydrophobic membrane anchor protein — protein MPIYQIGSKCLVVGAHYGLKEWIIQRVTAIVMVVFTIVLLVDYCITGSATYEGWAGLFSNQFMKLLTLLFFISLFYHAWIGIRDIWMDYIKPVSIRLTLQVLTVLYLVACAAYAVQILWKV, from the coding sequence ATGCCTATTTATCAAATTGGATCTAAGTGCTTAGTAGTTGGCGCTCATTACGGCCTTAAAGAGTGGATTATTCAACGTGTGACTGCCATTGTTATGGTGGTCTTCACAATCGTTTTGTTGGTTGACTATTGCATTACCGGTAGCGCAACTTATGAGGGCTGGGCTGGATTGTTTAGCAATCAGTTCATGAAGCTATTGACGCTCTTATTCTTCATCAGTTTGTTCTATCACGCTTGGATTGGTATTCGTGATATCTGGATGGATTACATCAAGCCTGTCAGCATTCGTTTAACACTTCAGGTGTTAACTGTTTTGTATCTCGTAGCCTGTGCGGCTTATGCCGTACAAATTTTGTGGAAAGTGTAA
- the sdhC gene encoding succinate dehydrogenase, cytochrome b556 subunit, with amino-acid sequence MVDAQQNVKKDRPVYRNIGLAQLIKYRLPWAGKVSILHRISGAALFLMLPFLLYLFDQSLASEMSYQKFQSITGHVLVKLILLGLIWSFLHHFCAGIRYLLLDLEIGVEKADANRSAIFVFFLGLALTAIVGLKLFGLY; translated from the coding sequence ATGGTTGATGCACAGCAAAACGTAAAAAAAGATAGACCGGTTTACCGAAATATTGGTCTCGCACAGTTAATTAAATATCGCCTTCCTTGGGCTGGAAAAGTTTCCATTCTTCATCGGATTAGTGGGGCGGCCCTGTTTTTGATGTTGCCTTTCTTGCTCTATCTTTTTGATCAGAGTTTGGCTTCAGAAATGAGCTATCAAAAATTCCAGTCAATCACTGGTCACGTACTCGTAAAACTGATTCTCTTGGGCCTGATTTGGTCTTTCTTGCACCATTTCTGCGCTGGTATCCGCTACCTCTTGCTCGATTTAGAGATTGGGGTTGAAAAGGCAGACGCTAATCGCTCAGCGATCTTTGTATTTTTCTTGGGCCTCGCTTTGACTGCGATTGTTGGTCTCAAATTATTCGGCTTGTACTAA
- a CDS encoding GntR family transcriptional regulator — protein MSLISEPIASFSPLYEQIKAMILASLQASEWMPGDVIPSEMELAARYAVSQGTVRKAIDELAAQNLLVRRQGKGTFVATHQEEDFQYRFLRLEPDSGEKLHLKNQFLACEISQSDAYIAKLLKLKASDPVIRIDRVQSSAGRPIVFEEIWLPEGRFKGLTLEALNSWPGPMYAFYESEYATHMVRAEEKIKAVLANSELAKHLEVPEGSALLSVERAAFTYGNKPVEIRRARYDTSDQHYDNKLN, from the coding sequence TTGTCACTGATATCCGAACCAATTGCCTCATTTAGCCCGCTTTATGAGCAAATTAAAGCCATGATTTTGGCTAGCTTGCAGGCCTCAGAATGGATGCCTGGGGATGTCATCCCTAGTGAAATGGAGCTTGCAGCACGCTATGCAGTGAGCCAGGGAACTGTTCGTAAGGCCATTGATGAGTTGGCAGCCCAAAATTTACTTGTCAGACGTCAGGGCAAAGGAACTTTTGTTGCCACCCACCAAGAGGAGGACTTTCAGTACCGTTTTTTACGTTTAGAGCCTGACTCTGGTGAGAAGTTGCACCTCAAAAACCAGTTTTTAGCCTGTGAAATCAGTCAATCTGATGCTTATATTGCTAAGTTGCTTAAATTAAAGGCAAGTGATCCTGTTATTCGAATAGATCGGGTGCAAAGCTCAGCAGGTCGTCCGATTGTTTTTGAGGAGATTTGGTTGCCTGAGGGGCGCTTTAAGGGGCTCACTCTTGAAGCTCTTAATTCTTGGCCTGGGCCGATGTATGCCTTTTATGAGAGTGAATATGCCACCCACATGGTCAGGGCAGAAGAAAAGATTAAGGCTGTTCTGGCAAATTCAGAGCTGGCCAAACACTTGGAAGTTCCAGAGGGCTCTGCCTTACTGTCGGTTGAACGTGCAGCTTTTACCTACGGGAATAAACCAGTAGAAATTCGGCGCGCAAGGTATGACACTTCTGATCAGCACTACGACAATAAATTGAACTAG
- a CDS encoding malate dehydrogenase — protein sequence MAKAPMRVAVTGAAGQIGYSLLFRIANGGLLGKDQPVILQLLEIPDEKAQKALAGVMMELEDCAFPLLAGMTAHSDPMTAFRDIDVALLVGARPRGPGMERKDLLSANAQIFTAQGKALNAVAKKTVKVLVVGNPANTNAYIAMKSAPDIPAKNFTAMLRLDHNRALSQLANKLNKPVADIEKLVVWGNHSPTMYPDYRFATVDGKSVKDSINDPAWNKDTFIPTVGKRGAAIIEARGLSSAASAANAAIDHIRDWVLGTNGKWVTMGIPSKGEYGIPAEVIYGYPVVCENGEYKMVEGLEIDEFSRERMNHTLNELLEEQAGVKHLLS from the coding sequence ATGGCAAAAGCCCCAATGCGTGTTGCAGTCACCGGTGCAGCCGGTCAAATCGGATATTCCCTCCTCTTTCGCATCGCCAATGGCGGTTTGTTAGGCAAAGATCAACCAGTAATCCTCCAGTTACTAGAAATTCCAGATGAAAAGGCTCAAAAAGCGTTAGCTGGCGTCATGATGGAGTTAGAAGACTGCGCATTCCCATTGTTAGCTGGAATGACAGCACACTCTGATCCAATGACTGCATTTAGGGATATTGATGTTGCCTTGTTGGTTGGTGCACGTCCACGTGGCCCCGGTATGGAGCGCAAAGATTTGCTCTCAGCCAACGCTCAGATTTTCACAGCTCAAGGTAAAGCTTTGAATGCTGTAGCTAAGAAGACTGTCAAGGTATTGGTTGTTGGTAACCCAGCAAATACCAATGCTTACATCGCCATGAAATCTGCTCCAGATATTCCTGCGAAGAACTTCACTGCAATGTTGCGCTTGGATCACAACCGCGCGCTCTCTCAATTAGCTAACAAATTGAACAAGCCAGTTGCTGATATCGAGAAATTAGTTGTTTGGGGTAACCATAGCCCAACAATGTATCCTGACTATCGCTTCGCAACAGTTGACGGTAAGTCTGTCAAAGACAGTATTAATGATCCAGCATGGAACAAAGATACATTTATCCCTACAGTTGGTAAACGTGGTGCCGCCATCATTGAGGCACGCGGACTATCTTCTGCAGCCTCTGCTGCTAACGCAGCCATTGATCATATTCGTGACTGGGTTCTCGGCACGAATGGCAAATGGGTCACCATGGGTATTCCATCTAAAGGTGAATATGGCATTCCAGCTGAAGTGATTTACGGCTACCCAGTGGTTTGCGAAAACGGTGAATACAAAATGGTTGAAGGTTTAGAAATCGATGAGTTTTCACGTGAGCGCATGAACCACACTCTTAACGAATTGCTTGAAGAACAAGCAGGCGTTAAACACCTTCTTTCATAA
- a CDS encoding DUF2863 family protein yields MAVHRTKSSQRTSPDVERLVADAISLAASGSHIEDQFWEERLNIRLMRLLKSQNQNVIDAALDQTFRINTVAFEVLADCAETLAESLLMEHEDQNWDVLLLALPIVAHTRYQIPSGALPVSVIESTAAALHSSIASTDARLAIVPWLYSIDQMPHSHCQTRLLTEALASAAISASEVKLELREMSEIIAVLADPRFIIAAVTAPSGSPLFRWQADAPTRQERGVSLIGWQNMMQEPIAALLPGCEFELLLPEAYFTNCRLADKQIRPLSIRAAVNFLESTLGVLPAGLSCVVGAFGEDQADEYRISFSLKGSSEVVYGVIWPLYDRESVANDALNDLSDDESPMKRIADALRDAGVGDVFRHAMLFDPELCDDCGAPLFPDRSGDAVYAELPDDAPTQQPLFH; encoded by the coding sequence ATGGCGGTTCATCGCACTAAATCCTCGCAGCGCACCTCACCGGATGTCGAACGTCTAGTAGCGGATGCTATTTCTTTGGCGGCCTCCGGGAGTCATATTGAAGACCAATTTTGGGAAGAGCGCTTAAATATTCGCTTAATGCGTCTTCTCAAAAGCCAAAATCAAAATGTAATTGATGCCGCTCTTGATCAAACATTTCGAATTAATACTGTAGCCTTCGAGGTACTTGCAGATTGCGCTGAGACCTTGGCTGAGTCTTTGCTCATGGAGCATGAGGATCAGAATTGGGATGTGCTTTTATTGGCTTTACCGATCGTTGCACATACCCGCTATCAGATTCCTTCTGGTGCGCTTCCAGTGAGCGTCATTGAATCTACGGCTGCTGCACTGCATAGCTCAATTGCCTCCACTGATGCGCGCCTAGCCATTGTTCCCTGGCTTTACAGCATTGATCAGATGCCGCACTCGCATTGTCAAACGCGCCTACTTACGGAGGCCTTAGCAAGCGCTGCTATTAGCGCTAGTGAGGTGAAGTTGGAGTTGCGCGAGATGTCGGAGATCATTGCAGTTTTGGCCGATCCACGCTTCATTATTGCTGCTGTTACTGCACCTTCTGGTTCGCCACTTTTCAGATGGCAAGCTGATGCACCAACACGTCAAGAGCGTGGCGTCAGCTTGATAGGTTGGCAAAACATGATGCAAGAACCTATTGCCGCACTTTTACCGGGTTGTGAGTTTGAGCTCTTATTGCCAGAGGCATATTTTACGAATTGCCGACTGGCTGATAAACAGATCCGTCCATTAAGTATCCGGGCTGCTGTCAATTTTCTTGAGAGCACGCTTGGAGTTCTGCCGGCAGGATTGTCTTGCGTAGTAGGGGCGTTTGGTGAAGATCAAGCCGACGAGTATCGAATCTCATTTAGCTTAAAAGGCTCTTCTGAGGTGGTATATGGTGTGATTTGGCCTCTATACGACCGAGAGAGTGTTGCTAATGATGCCCTCAATGATTTATCAGATGATGAGAGTCCGATGAAGCGAATTGCAGATGCACTTAGGGATGCTGGGGTTGGTGATGTCTTCCGCCATGCAATGCTATTTGACCCAGAGCTTTGCGATGATTGCGGAGCACCACTGTTTCCAGATCGATCGGGTGATGCCGTGTATGCGGAGTTGCCTGATGATGCACCTACACAGCAACCTTTATTTCACTAG
- the yaaA gene encoding peroxide stress protein YaaA: MLIVLSPAKSLDYKTPAKVKAPTLPEFVSESAKLIADLKKLPPQEVANLMGLSDQLAALNVGRYRDWSKKFTDENSKPAIYAFDGDAYDGFDVKTLDAKAISFAQDHVRILSGLYGVLRPLDLMQPYRLEMGTSFKNARGKDLYAFWGERVTNSLKAVLEKQKNPFLLNLASEEYFKVLQAKNLDCPVISPVFQDGKDGKFKIISFYAKRARGLMARYVVENRITDPADLKGFNLDGYKYAASESKPEKPLFRRPERK; encoded by the coding sequence ATGTTGATCGTCCTTTCACCTGCTAAATCCTTAGATTACAAAACCCCTGCCAAGGTTAAGGCTCCGACCTTGCCTGAGTTTGTCTCGGAATCAGCTAAGTTGATAGCTGACTTAAAGAAACTCCCCCCTCAGGAGGTTGCCAATCTGATGGGTTTATCGGATCAGCTAGCTGCGCTGAATGTAGGGCGCTATCGTGACTGGTCCAAGAAATTTACTGATGAGAATAGCAAGCCAGCGATTTATGCCTTTGATGGCGATGCCTATGATGGATTTGACGTGAAGACGCTTGATGCCAAGGCGATTTCCTTTGCCCAAGATCATGTTCGTATCCTGTCAGGCTTGTATGGCGTTTTGCGCCCCTTAGATTTAATGCAGCCTTACCGCCTAGAAATGGGTACTTCTTTCAAAAATGCTCGAGGTAAAGACCTGTACGCGTTTTGGGGTGAGCGCGTGACCAATTCCTTGAAGGCAGTTCTGGAAAAGCAAAAGAACCCCTTTCTCCTTAATTTGGCGTCTGAAGAGTATTTCAAGGTATTGCAGGCGAAGAACTTGGATTGCCCGGTAATCTCCCCTGTATTTCAAGATGGTAAAGACGGTAAATTCAAAATTATTTCCTTCTATGCCAAGCGAGCCAGAGGTTTAATGGCACGTTATGTCGTTGAAAATCGCATTACTGATCCAGCCGATTTGAAAGGCTTCAATTTGGATGGTTACAAATATGCTGCCTCTGAGTCTAAGCCAGAGAAGCCCTTGTTTAGACGTCCTGAAAGAAAGTAG